In Selenomonas sp. TAMA-11512, a genomic segment contains:
- a CDS encoding TerC family protein translates to MEGMFTVQWLSALSGIILLDLILSGDNAIIIALACKNLPEHQKRKGIIIGGMGAVVIRVVCTLLMTYLLAIPYLQFMGGVALLYIAAHLLKPEEKGDDGKEQPTSLSAAVRTILIADFVMSVDNILSLAGVANTVSDGKWSLIIVGLLVSVTIVLFGAQFFLLLLKKVPALIYVGSAIVAYASAELIAGDKAIGHIFEPYQLSMEIGFVVFVLAYGYWAKKKSKGRSV, encoded by the coding sequence ATGGAAGGAATGTTTACTGTCCAATGGCTGAGCGCCCTTTCGGGCATCATACTGCTGGACCTGATTCTTTCGGGGGACAATGCCATCATCATTGCCCTCGCCTGTAAGAATCTCCCCGAGCATCAGAAGCGCAAGGGGATTATCATCGGCGGCATGGGCGCCGTCGTCATCCGCGTCGTCTGTACACTTCTTATGACGTACCTCTTGGCGATTCCGTACCTGCAATTTATGGGGGGTGTGGCGCTTCTCTACATCGCGGCGCATCTTTTGAAGCCGGAAGAGAAGGGAGACGACGGCAAAGAGCAGCCGACGTCTCTGAGTGCGGCTGTCCGCACGATACTCATCGCGGACTTCGTCATGAGTGTTGATAATATCCTCTCTCTCGCAGGAGTCGCGAATACGGTCAGCGACGGCAAGTGGAGCCTCATCATCGTCGGTCTGCTCGTCTCCGTGACCATCGTGCTCTTCGGCGCGCAGTTTTTCCTCCTGCTCTTGAAGAAGGTCCCCGCCCTTATCTATGTCGGCTCGGCAATCGTCGCGTACGCGTCGGCGGAGCTCATCGCGGGCGATAAGGCGATCGGCCACATCTTCGAGCCGTATCAATTATCGATGGAAATCGGATTTGTCGTCTTTGTACTGGCCTATGGATATTGGGCGAAAAAAAAATCGAAAGGAAGATCTGTATGA
- the htpX gene encoding zinc metalloprotease HtpX — translation MNYFKTTVLMALLIGVMVAVGGAFGGQHGAAIMLVISLGMSFFSYWFSDTMVLKAYHAIVIEPDNPDPNAQQLYRMVNNLAANADLPMPKVAIIQDSTPNAFATGRNPDHGVVAVTTGIMQALNYDELSGVIAHELSHIKNRDTLISTIVAAVAGAISMIAQMAQWAAIFGAGRSDDDDNGGIIGLLATIIIAPLAAMIIQMAISRTREYAADKSGGEICGNPLFLASALEKIDYFAKHARPMQDATPATSHMFIVNPLSGTRKAMMSLFSTHPATEDRIARLREQAAESGKM, via the coding sequence ATGAATTACTTTAAGACAACTGTTTTGATGGCGCTCCTCATCGGCGTCATGGTAGCCGTCGGCGGCGCTTTCGGCGGTCAGCACGGTGCCGCGATCATGCTCGTCATTTCGCTCGGCATGAGCTTCTTCTCCTACTGGTTCTCGGATACGATGGTTTTGAAGGCATACCATGCCATCGTCATCGAGCCGGACAATCCGGATCCGAATGCGCAGCAGCTCTACAGGATGGTGAATAATCTCGCGGCGAACGCCGATCTTCCCATGCCGAAGGTCGCGATCATTCAGGACAGCACGCCGAATGCCTTCGCTACGGGCCGCAACCCGGATCACGGCGTCGTCGCCGTCACGACGGGCATTATGCAGGCGCTCAACTATGATGAGCTCAGCGGGGTCATCGCCCATGAGCTGTCGCATATCAAGAACCGCGATACGCTCATTTCAACGATTGTCGCGGCCGTTGCCGGTGCGATTTCCATGATCGCACAGATGGCGCAGTGGGCAGCCATCTTCGGCGCCGGTCGTTCGGATGACGACGACAACGGCGGCATCATCGGCCTGTTGGCTACGATCATCATTGCGCCGCTCGCGGCCATGATCATTCAGATGGCGATTTCCCGTACGCGTGAATACGCGGCGGACAAGTCGGGCGGAGAGATCTGCGGCAATCCGCTGTTCCTCGCCTCCGCACTTGAGAAGATCGATTACTTCGCGAAACATGCCCGTCCCATGCAGGACGCGACGCCGGCGACAAGCCACATGTTCATCGTCAACCCTCTCTCCGGCACGAGGAAAGCGATGATGAGCCTCTTTTCGACGCATCCGGCGACTGAAGATCGTATTGCGCGTCTTCGCGAGCAGGCGGCGGAATCCGGAAAGATGTAA
- a CDS encoding guanylate kinase, producing MNNRIFGLIGPHGSGKSTLAHRLIDLGVHCIPAYTTETSRQIRNDPYFFKIIDRDSFFKHEYISQVTYKGEYYGILKQDVLDALTHHKVSICLLERNSLKQMQRVLKNKLSTIFFITDFSTLVERLLRLGHTKDEMRYHLEYAQNNGEFDNFQLCDYAFKNSGSVDECVLQLASIMGLTKLLEGEELAEKL from the coding sequence ATGAATAACAGGATATTCGGTCTCATAGGACCGCATGGATCCGGAAAATCTACTCTTGCGCACCGTCTCATCGATCTCGGCGTACACTGTATACCTGCATATACGACGGAAACGAGCAGACAAATCCGAAACGATCCATATTTTTTCAAAATCATCGACCGGGACTCCTTTTTCAAGCACGAATACATCTCGCAGGTCACTTACAAGGGCGAATACTACGGCATCCTGAAGCAGGATGTCCTCGACGCGCTCACGCATCACAAGGTCTCCATCTGCCTCTTGGAGCGCAACTCCCTGAAGCAGATGCAGCGCGTATTGAAAAACAAGCTGTCGACCATCTTTTTCATCACGGACTTCTCGACGCTCGTCGAGCGGCTCCTGCGCCTCGGGCACACGAAAGACGAGATGCGCTATCATCTCGAATACGCGCAGAACAACGGCGAGTTTGACAACTTCCAACTCTGTGACTACGCCTTTAAAAACAGCGGAAGCGTTGACGAATGTGTCCTGCAGCTCGCCTCCATCATGGGACTCACAAAGCTTCTGGAGGGTGAGGAGCTCGCCGAAAAACTGTAG
- a CDS encoding pyridoxal-phosphate dependent enzyme yields MYFYCEKCKKNYPISSHAFLCECGGLFRLNIAPNEEKASGITIGNMHTDLLPIKVNGIEYLLKTENLLPTGSFKDRGSYTLINELHALGIRKIAIDSSGNAGASVAAYAAAAGMECTVFVPKGTSPDKIRQIKAYGAHIIEAEGGRTGACKAAKENLGDAYYASHVYNPLFAEGMKAMAYEIYEQLGQSVPEYIFIPVGNGTMLLGLYYGFVEIGRLPRFVAVQSRNCAPLYEAFNNLAPEPKTETIAESIRIEDPKRKEQMIEAIKNSGGDVLIVEDSDIEAAKDLLGHRGIYVETTSAAALAGAMMIFGEAKPDNYRVIVPLTGSGLKG; encoded by the coding sequence ATGTATTTCTACTGTGAAAAGTGCAAAAAGAATTACCCTATCAGTTCACATGCTTTTCTCTGTGAATGCGGCGGGCTGTTTCGCCTGAATATCGCGCCGAACGAGGAAAAGGCTTCCGGCATCACAATCGGCAACATGCATACGGATCTCCTGCCGATCAAGGTCAACGGCATCGAGTATCTCCTGAAGACGGAAAATCTGCTGCCTACGGGTTCTTTCAAGGACCGCGGTTCCTATACGCTCATCAATGAGCTGCACGCGCTCGGCATCCGGAAGATTGCCATCGACTCGTCGGGAAATGCCGGCGCTTCGGTCGCGGCGTACGCGGCGGCCGCGGGCATGGAATGTACGGTCTTTGTGCCGAAGGGGACGAGTCCGGATAAGATTCGCCAGATCAAGGCGTACGGTGCCCATATCATAGAAGCGGAAGGCGGCCGCACAGGCGCATGCAAGGCGGCGAAGGAAAACCTCGGCGACGCTTATTACGCGTCACATGTCTACAATCCGCTCTTCGCCGAGGGCATGAAGGCGATGGCGTACGAAATCTACGAGCAGCTCGGTCAATCCGTGCCGGAGTATATCTTCATCCCGGTCGGCAACGGAACGATGCTCTTGGGTCTCTATTACGGCTTTGTGGAGATCGGACGTTTGCCTCGGTTCGTTGCGGTGCAGAGCAGAAACTGTGCGCCGCTCTATGAGGCGTTCAACAATCTCGCGCCGGAGCCCAAGACGGAAACGATTGCCGAATCCATCCGCATTGAAGATCCGAAGCGCAAGGAGCAGATGATCGAGGCCATCAAAAACAGCGGCGGCGATGTGCTCATCGTTGAGGATTCGGATATTGAGGCGGCAAAGGATCTCTTGGGTCATCGGGGCATCTATGTCGAGACGACATCGGCGGCGGCGCTTGCCGGCGCGATGATGATCTTCGGGGAAGCGAAGCCGGACAACTACAGGGTCATTGTGCCTCTGACGGGTTCCGGGCTCAAGGGATAG
- a CDS encoding exopolyphosphatase, with the protein MIYAMIDIGSNTVRLAVYHIDGTHIEQVMKKKDTTVALASFVKDNVMERRGIERLIYTLKEYLRFLRIFCIDHYSAFATGSLRNCVNREEAIEAIRRETGIEIRIITGDEEAGLDFVGATHDLEETEGLLVDIGGASTEIVHYESGAIEKKISLPIGSLFLASSCVEGILPVPAEVESMRKKARDIISTAVFEGAQGLPVCGIGGTYKGACAMHAALGRTGPMTREDIDGLIARFGAGRKLSEADTILLMRSVPDRMHTVIPGLVIASEICGKFASEIVRYSDSGVREGFLYSEVIG; encoded by the coding sequence ATGATCTATGCCATGATCGATATCGGCTCGAATACGGTCCGTCTCGCTGTCTATCACATCGACGGCACGCACATCGAGCAGGTCATGAAGAAGAAGGATACGACGGTCGCTCTTGCCTCCTTTGTCAAGGACAATGTCATGGAGCGCAGGGGAATTGAGCGTCTCATCTACACGCTGAAGGAGTACCTTCGCTTTCTGCGTATCTTCTGTATCGATCACTATTCCGCGTTCGCTACGGGCTCTCTTAGAAATTGTGTCAATCGGGAGGAGGCCATCGAGGCGATCCGGCGGGAGACGGGCATCGAGATACGCATCATCACGGGCGACGAGGAAGCGGGACTTGACTTTGTCGGGGCGACGCACGATCTTGAGGAGACGGAAGGTTTGCTCGTCGATATCGGCGGCGCGTCTACGGAGATCGTTCACTATGAGAGCGGAGCGATCGAGAAGAAGATCTCGCTCCCGATCGGCTCTCTTTTTCTGGCTTCGTCCTGTGTCGAGGGGATTCTTCCCGTGCCGGCGGAGGTGGAGAGCATGCGTAAAAAAGCGCGGGACATCATCTCCACGGCTGTCTTCGAAGGCGCGCAGGGGCTTCCCGTCTGCGGCATCGGCGGCACGTATAAGGGCGCCTGCGCCATGCACGCCGCGCTCGGCAGGACCGGCCCCATGACGCGGGAGGATATCGACGGACTCATTGCGCGGTTCGGCGCGGGGAGGAAGCTCTCCGAAGCGGATACGATCCTTCTCATGCGTTCTGTACCCGACCGTATGCACACGGTCATTCCGGGGCTCGTCATAGCGAGCGAAATCTGCGGGAAGTTTGCGTCGGAGATCGTGCGCTACAGTGACAGCGGCGTAAGAGAAGGTTTTTTATACAGCGAGGTAATAGGATAA
- a CDS encoding DUF805 domain-containing protein, producing the protein MDQHTVETSSDSMNSSLQSTRHAKDVRGFRRRFFEDWLTPEGRLSRRLYAFHILGFVLVFILLIFIVAAFFAGLFASLYEGRALPDETTAFMVAVIALLAFWCPMFLSLHVLFRAMLRRWHDAGYGDKAFLVCVCYPMLTVLLIGFGYYFRQGMRYGFLEMPLHAPACAVLLDVCILLAVAVFLLFRDSEGRDNAFGALESRDWLAPDISERPRAEKPMLSSIFRYRGRLNRKRFILRMLLINIPFILFSFVAAFIPWDRVTALSGFPTGGIELMLPGNIHPIIYLETAVGFLYSVLLLYVLLGLFVHRLHDLGMSGWWAVIPSLAKAVMDGWLVLNMWTMTEQQAIVYTACCFVYATYQSFLTGYLIFVKGDDAVNAYGENPLHTV; encoded by the coding sequence ATGGATCAGCATACAGTGGAAACATCATCCGATTCTATGAATTCCTCTTTGCAGAGCACGCGGCACGCGAAGGATGTGCGAGGCTTTCGACGCCGGTTTTTTGAAGACTGGCTGACGCCGGAGGGACGCCTGAGCCGCAGGCTCTATGCTTTTCACATACTTGGCTTCGTACTTGTCTTTATTTTGCTTATATTTATTGTGGCGGCGTTTTTTGCGGGTCTCTTCGCGAGTCTCTATGAGGGACGGGCTCTTCCGGACGAGACGACGGCGTTTATGGTCGCCGTCATCGCCCTGCTTGCCTTTTGGTGCCCCATGTTCCTTTCCCTTCATGTTCTCTTCCGCGCGATGCTGCGGCGGTGGCACGATGCGGGCTATGGTGATAAGGCTTTTCTGGTGTGCGTCTGCTATCCGATGCTGACAGTCCTGCTGATCGGCTTCGGATACTACTTCCGGCAGGGCATGCGCTACGGCTTCCTGGAAATGCCGCTGCACGCCCCCGCCTGTGCCGTGCTTCTGGACGTGTGCATATTGCTTGCCGTCGCCGTCTTTCTTCTCTTCAGGGACAGCGAGGGCAGGGATAATGCTTTCGGCGCGCTTGAGAGCCGCGATTGGCTCGCGCCCGATATATCGGAGCGGCCGCGAGCGGAGAAGCCGATGCTCTCTTCCATTTTCCGTTATCGCGGACGTCTCAACAGAAAGCGGTTCATCCTGCGTATGCTGCTCATCAACATCCCCTTTATCCTCTTTTCATTTGTAGCGGCGTTCATCCCCTGGGACAGGGTGACGGCTCTGTCGGGCTTTCCGACGGGCGGAATCGAGCTCATGCTGCCGGGAAATATTCACCCGATCATCTATCTGGAGACAGCGGTCGGATTTTTATACTCCGTCCTGCTGTTGTACGTCCTGCTCGGGCTCTTCGTCCATCGTCTGCACGACCTCGGGATGTCGGGGTGGTGGGCGGTCATACCGTCTCTTGCCAAGGCGGTGATGGACGGCTGGCTTGTGCTGAACATGTGGACGATGACGGAGCAGCAGGCAATCGTCTACACGGCCTGCTGCTTCGTGTACGCCACCTATCAGTCATTTTTGACGGGATATCTCATCTTTGTCAAGGGGGACGACGCCGTCAATGCTTACGGCGAGAATCCGCTGCATACGGTGTAG